One Bacillota bacterium genomic region harbors:
- a CDS encoding ROK family protein: protein MFVGIDLGGTNIAGGLVNGNGKLLEKIETPTLSERGSALVIADIVKLCKKLASREQVRAVGIGFPGFVDSRGQVLFAPNLGWQDVLLTPALESQLGLPVRVANDASVAALAEARAGVTSEFASSLFLTLGTGVGGGIVIDGKLWNGSRGAAGEVGHMVVGESLHNCGCGKNGCLEAFASATALVQYAAHLMENRPSVLPANPDARAVFAAARQGDEVASMAVERLIHYLALGIVNLINIFDPDAVAIGGGLARAGEQLFTPLRKAIAGNLLVPDLAMPPILLARMGNDAGIVGAAMLGADTV from the coding sequence ATGTTCGTTGGCATTGACTTGGGAGGAACCAATATCGCCGGGGGATTGGTGAACGGGAATGGCAAATTGCTAGAAAAAATTGAAACCCCTACCTTAAGTGAGCGGGGCAGTGCTCTTGTAATCGCTGATATCGTTAAATTGTGCAAAAAACTGGCGTCCAGGGAGCAGGTGCGTGCAGTAGGGATTGGCTTTCCCGGATTTGTGGACTCCCGGGGACAGGTTCTGTTCGCCCCTAATCTCGGCTGGCAAGATGTGTTGTTAACACCGGCGCTTGAGTCCCAATTGGGACTACCTGTGCGGGTGGCCAATGATGCCAGTGTTGCGGCATTGGCGGAAGCCCGGGCCGGAGTGACCAGTGAGTTTGCCAGTTCATTATTTCTGACACTGGGCACCGGTGTCGGTGGCGGCATCGTCATCGATGGCAAGTTGTGGAATGGAAGCCGTGGAGCTGCAGGTGAGGTTGGGCATATGGTCGTTGGTGAAAGCCTCCATAATTGTGGCTGTGGCAAAAATGGCTGTCTGGAAGCCTTCGCATCTGCGACGGCATTGGTGCAATATGCAGCGCACCTTATGGAAAATAGGCCCAGTGTATTGCCGGCTAACCCCGATGCCCGGGCTGTTTTTGCAGCGGCCAGGCAGGGGGATGAAGTGGCGTCAATGGCGGTAGAGCGCCTGATTCATTATCTGGCTCTGGGGATAGTCAATCTGATTAATATTTTTGATCCGGATGCTGTGGCCATCGGCGGCGGTCTTGCCCGCGCCGGCGAGCAGCTGTTTACGCCATTGAGGAAGGCGATAGCCGGCAATTTGCTGGTGCCTGATTTGGCGATGCCGCCCATTTTGCTAGCCCGTATGGGAAATGACGCCGGCATAGTCGGCGCGGCAATGCTTGGTGCAGATACTGTATAG